The Deinococcus puniceus genome segment GCCGACCGAGGTCTGGCCCTGGCTGGCGCCGGGCGTCAGGGTGGTGTAACGGAAGATGCCGTAGTTGGCAGTCAGGCCGCTGTAGCCCACCTGAGCGTATACGCCGTCCATCTTGGCGCTTTCGGTACCGACGGCCCCGTAGACGCGGTTATCCTTACGGTCAAACGCAACGTTGGCCGAGCCGATGTTCGCGCCGAGGCCTGCAGGCGTGGCACCTACTACGCCGAAGCCTTGGTAGTAGGAGTAGCCGATGCTGGCCGTCGTGCTGGCCGACAGGAACTGGTTGAGCGTCAGGCCCACTTGACCGAGCAACTCGGTGGTGGTGCCGCTGCCGACTGTCACACCGCTGCCAGGGTTGGTGATGCGGTTAGCAAAGTTGCCGTACAGGCTAGGCTGGAGAGGCACACCCGTGAACACGGGGGTCTTGACCTGAATGCCGTACTTCAGGGTGTTGGTGTCGCTGGCCGTGCCCGGAGCGGTCACGATGTTGTAGCGGAGCAAGGGGGTCACGGTTGCACCGAACAGCGTGGCAGCGTACTTGGCGGAAACCGAGAAGTCATTCTTGCCGCTGTTGTAGTAATAGGCGTCGGCAACGGTGATGTCCAGGCCTTTGACCAGAGCATTGGTAGCAGCGCCGTTGTGGTCGACCTGTGCGCCGACGGTGCTGGTCATGCTGAAGGGCACGCCTGCGATGTCCATACCGGCGCGGCCAATCTTGAGGGCGCTGTCATCGACAACAACGTTGGCAAGGGTTGCGCGGTTGGCAAACCCGACTGCTTCAAATGCACCGAACTTGACGCCAGCTTTCGCACCGAAGCCCAAGGTGCTCGCGCCACCTGCGTAAGGCTGCGAGGAATCGACGTAAGCGCCCAAAGCGATGTTGCCGAGGCTGGTTCCTGCGGCAGCGCCGAAGCCAACCTGGTCGGCGGCGTAGCGCAGCGTGTTGTTGATGGACATACCAGCATTAGCACCAGCAACAGAGAAGTCAGGGTCGATAGCGCGGTAGTTGGCAGCGAGGTTGACTCCGCCCAAGGCAGCAGTCACTTCGGTGTAGAACGCCTTGTCGCCGTTGTTAAAGGCGGTGATGGGGTTGGCTCCACCAGCAACGAAGCTGGAGGAAGTGTTAGGAATGCTGACCACGCCTTCACCACGCACACCGACGACGCCAACCTTGACGTTGTAATCGATGCCGAAGGCAGCGCGGGTACCCTGGCCGTAGGACACGCCCACGGTTCCCAGGCCTGCGGGGTTCACGGAAGCGCGGACGCCGTAGTAGTTGGGGGCCAGGACAGCGTTGGCGGTGTTACCCGTCACGACCGTCAGCTTGGGGGCGAGGGGCAAGTCGTTGGCAGCGATGTTGACGACAAGGCCACGTCCGGGGA includes the following:
- a CDS encoding S-layer homology domain-containing protein, giving the protein MKKSLLVLTAALSFGFAAAQDTAPAAPAQAPTLTDVPAGHWAKDAIDRLVERGIILGYPDGTFRGTQNLTRYEAAVIIARVLDQIRTGEVPVTPAPGGISDEDLTALQNAIQELAADLTALGVRVSDLEENAVNRDDFTRLEARVEELATAEGDAAAITGIQTQIDELTARADEYDTLRADIDDNASSIAALNDLTVLLNQDILNLQDRVSAAEAAQADFVTRTDFDNLSGRVTAVDNRVTGVAGRVTTLENAPKFSVVGGVTGAYGQLAITSGSTNFDVSRLTAGTFASGNLGDGDVTTTDTAGVYSNLSSAARFTFGVRASQLVTADGKVVVNNAAVNFRTENVLNTASPAAVVPVVALNDATLDGTIGGQKFDVRYDTVSNKFKFSDYLFSNNANNDGDVNGVPGRGLVVNIAANDLPLAPKLTVVTGNTANAVLAPNYYGVRASVNPAGLGTVGVSYGQGTRAAFGIDYNVKVGVVGVRGEGVVSIPNTSSSFVAGGANPITAFNNGDKAFYTEVTAALGGVNLAANYRAIDPDFSVAGANAGMSINNTLRYAADQVGFGAAAGTSLGNIALGAYVDSSQPYAGGASTLGFGAKAGVKFGAFEAVGFANRATLANVVVDDSALKIGRAGMDIAGVPFSMTSTVGAQVDHNGAATNALVKGLDITVADAYYYNSGKNDFSVSAKYAATLFGATVTPLLRYNIVTAPGTASDTNTLKYGIQVKTPVFTGVPLQPSLYGNFANRITNPGSGVTVGSGTTTELLGQVGLTLNQFLSASTTASIGYSYYQGFGVVGATPAGLGANIGSANVAFDRKDNRVYGAVGTESAKMDGVYAQVGYSGLTANYGIFRYTTLTPGASQGQTSVGQGFKVNYSFKF